From a region of the Chroicocephalus ridibundus chromosome 8, bChrRid1.1, whole genome shotgun sequence genome:
- the LOC134519869 gene encoding fatty-acid amide hydrolase 1-like has protein sequence MRVPLPALLCCSAASLLLLLRWRRRRGLWKKVEEARRRQERSLVQMETAVQRFREQHPSVNAVSILSLPLPELSKKLRDGSLPPEHVFYAYVGKALQIAIETNCITEYLQESETQVRKAKLTEKLGLLYGVPVSIKDSIDCEGHDSTLGFIKNINKPAAEDSVVVQVLRRQGAIPFVKTNVPQSLISYDCKNLIFGQTFNPLLYTRSPGGSSGGEGALVGGGGSILGFGTDVGGSLRFPAAFCGICALKPTGNRLSKKGIIAGVLGQKAVVAAVGPMAKDVESLALCMRALLCEDMFNLDSTVPPLPFNEEVYASTQPLRIGYYETDFFTMPSPAMRRAVRETKQMLEDAGHTLVPFELTNVDYMMFNFCVRGMFADGGASFLKKFKGELEKSSMGVFFWLAKSPSWLKTLLSWIAKPFMPRFSDIVRSMRANTVDEVWSLHHEIEEFCYQFIAQWKKLNLDVMLCPMLGPALGIGYPGKLSVAVSYTMLYNALDFPVGVVPVTVVTDEDEEELKGYKGYFRDWWDRTLAKAFRGSAGLPVAVQCVALPWQEELCLRFMKEVEALALKKNSFF, from the exons ATGCGGGTCCCCTTGcccgccctgctctgctgctcggCCgccagcctgctgctcctgctgcgaTGGCGGCGGCGAAGGGGGCTGTGGAAGAAGGTGGAGGAGGCTCGGCGGAGGCAGGAGCGCAGCTTGGTGCAGATGGAGACGGCCGTGCAGCGCTTTCGGGAGCAG CATCCTTCCGTGAATGCGGTCTCcatcctctctctgcctttgccGGAGCTCTCCAAGAAACTCCGGGATGGCTCGCTCCCTCCGGAGCATGTCTTCTACGCCTACGTGGGCAAG GCCCTCCAAATCGCCATAGAAACCAACTGCATCACGGAGTATCTGCAGGAAAGCGAGACCCAGGTCCGGAAAGCGAAGCTGACAGAGAAGCTGGGTTTGCTCTATGGAGTGCCTGTCAGCATCAAAGACTCCATCGACTGCGAG GGCCATGATTCCACGTTAGGGTTTATAAAAAATATCAATAAGCCCGCGGCAGAGGACAGCGTGGTGGTGCAGGTGCTCAGGAGACAGGGGGCAATTCCGTTTGTGAAAACCAACGTTCCCCAGTCCCTCATCAG ctATGACTGCAAGAACTTAATCTTTGGTCAGACGTTCAACCCTCTGCTCTACACCAGAAGCCCCGGAGGCTCCTCTGGTGGAGAAGGGGCACTTGTAGGAGGAGGTGGGTCCATTCTGGGCTTTGGGACAGATGTAGGAGGGAGCCTGcgtttccctgctgccttctgtggGATCTGTGCACTCAAACCCACCGGGAACAGACTCAG taaaaaaggaaTCATTGCTGGTGTCCTTGGGCAGAAGGCAG TGGTCGCAGCAGTGGGACCGATGGCAAAAGACGTGGAGAGCCTGGCGCTGTGCATGCGGGCGCTCCTCTGCGAGGACATGTTCAACCTGGACAGCACAGTGCCCCCCCTTCCCTTCAATGAAGAG GTGTATGCCAGCACACAGCCCCTCCGCATAGGCTACTACGAAACCGATTTCTTCACCATGCCAAGCCCTGCCATGAGACGCGCCGTTCGGGAGACGAAGCAGATGTTGGAGGATGCCGGCCACACG CTGGTGCCCTTTGAACTCACAAATGTGGACTACATGATGTTTAACTTCTGCGTCAGGGGAATGTTTGCAGATGGGGGTGCCTCCTTTCTCAAGAAATT CAaaggggagctggagaagagtAGCATGGGGGTGTTCTTCTGGTTGGCGAAGTCACCAAGCTGGCTAAAAACTCTCCTCTCCTGGATTGCCAAACCCTTC ATGCCTCGATTTTCAGATATCGTCAGAAGTATGAGAGCAAA cacAGTGGATGAAGTCTGGAGTCTTCATCATGAAATTGAG GAGTTTTGCTACCAGTTCATTGCCCAGTGGAAAAAGCTGAATCTGGACGTCATGCTTTGTCCCATGCTGGGGCCGGCTCTCGGCATCGGCTACCCTGGGAAGCTCTCAG TGGCAGTCAGCTACACCATGCTCTACAACGCCTTGGACTTCCCCGTCGGCGTGGTCCCTGTCACGGTGGTGACTGACGAGGACGAGGAGGAGCTGAAGGGCTACAAGGGGTACTTTCGGGACTGGTGGGACCGGACCCTGGCAAAG GCTTTTCGGGGCAGCGCGGGGCTGCCCGTGGCCGTGCAGTGCGTGGCCTTGCCGtggcaggaggagctgtgccTGCGGTTCATGAAGGAGGTGGAGGCACTCGCcctgaagaaaaacagcttcttcTGA